The proteins below come from a single Necator americanus strain Aroian chromosome V, whole genome shotgun sequence genomic window:
- a CDS encoding hypothetical protein (NECATOR_CHRV.G17619.T1), giving the protein MGNPQEEAVAEKDLGNAAYKQKNFEEAHKHYDKAIELDPSNITFYTNKAAAFFEELKYKDCVEICKKAVEIGREQRADFKLIAKAMARAGNAYSKMEDSKEALNWYERSISEFRDPEVVKKARELEKEIKEKERLAYINPELAQQEKNLGNDLFKKGDYPGAMKHYNEAVKRDPENAILYSNRAACYTKLMDFQRALDDCEHCIKRDPKFIKGYIRKGAVLTAMREWTKAKKAYEDALVIDPSNAEAIEGLRNCFRSNDEDPEKARERALEDPEVQAILRDPGMRLLLEQMSQDPGAVREHLQNPDIAAKLLKLRDAGIIQMR; this is encoded by the exons ATGGGGAACCCGCAGGAAGAA GCGGTGGCTGAAAAGGATTTAGGGAACGCCGCATACAAGCagaaaaactttgaagaaGCTCACAAACACTATGATAAAGCAATTGAACTTGACCCTTCTAACATTACTTTCTATACCAATAAAGCAG CGGCGTTTTTCGAGGAACTCAAATATAAAGACTGTGTAGAGATATGTAAGAAAGCGGTGGAAATTGGACGTGAGCAACGTGCCGACTTCAAGTTGATTGccaa AGCGATGGCTCGTGCTGGCAATGCATACTCTAAGATGGAAGACTCAAAAGAGGCTTTGAACTGGTACGAGAGGTCTATTTCTGAGTTCCGAGATCCT GAGGTCGTTAAGAAAGCTAGAGAATTGGAGaaggaaataaaggaaaaagaacgtTTGGCGTATATTAACCCTGAGTTAGCTCAACAGGAAAAGAACTTAGGAAATGATTTATTTAAG aAAGGTGATTACCCTGGTGCTATGAAACACTATAACGAAGCAGTTAAGCGAGATCCGGAGAATGCAATACTCTACTCAAACCGTGCCGCCTGCTACACGAAACTCATGGACTTCCAGAGAGCACTTGATGATTGTGAACACTGCATTAAACGAGACCCTAAATTTA TCAAAGGATACATCCGTAAAGGTGCTGTACTCACGGCAATGCGTGAATGGACAAAGGCAAAGAAAGCATACGAGGACGCACTTGTAATAGACCCTTCCAACGCTGAAGCCATCGAAGGACTTCGTAACTGCTTCCGTAGCAACGATGAAGACCCAGAAAAG GCTCGTGAGCGAGCTTTGGAAGATCCTGAGGTCCAAGCTATTTTACGTGATCCTGGAATGCGGTTGTTGCTTGAGCAAATGAGTCAG GACCCCGGAGCAGTGAGAGAACACCTTCAGAATCCCGACATTGCCGCGAAGCTGCTTAAATTGCGTGATGCTGGCATTATCCAAATGAGGTAA
- a CDS encoding hypothetical protein (NECATOR_CHRV.G17620.T2), giving the protein MIRLSYSFPQKMATAPPLNEEDSMIRSPELPFVSAIVGGLFPGRAIVVSGMVLQSFASDMKRFYIDLCCGLLIQGDHMDNKALHFNPRFDTGGGW; this is encoded by the exons ATGATACGACTTAGCTATTCATTTCCA CAAAAAATGGCCACAGCTCCTCCCCTAAATGAAGAAGACAGTATGATCCGAAGCccg gagTTACCGTTCGTCTCAGCGATTGTTGGTGGTCTGTTCCCTGGTCGTGCAATCGTTGTCAGTGGTATGGTGCTGCAATCATTCGCGAGCGATATGAAGAG GTTTTACATTGATTTATGTTGCGGTTTACTGATTCAAGGCGACCATATGGACAACAAAGCACTTCACTTCAACCCACGTTTTGACACAGGTGGTGGTTGGTGA
- a CDS encoding hypothetical protein (NECATOR_CHRV.G17620.T1) codes for MATAPPLNEEDSMIRSPLLGINGPTRIPSHNHMSHFFNFLCCKVSKIVDLNSSSLVSKSTKVSFPVNLMYIHNWNAPRHWIRRNPELPFVSAIVGGLFPGRAIVVSGMVLQSFASDMKRFYIDLCCGLLIQGDHMDNKALHFNPRFDTGGGWILVLENYFKIAVNGKHICDYPHRVPVEEVKTIYIGGNIRVDFIEFQPPVRLNEDGQPVVTEKEKREESITTIDRPVIPFSWTLPAELNGFCSPQSVRFTLTPFMSAKRFNCNLRAGNEYLFHFRVDFRNASEKYSKDAVIRNSTRSMKWLTEEREISSFPFSKGITCDILFIAYGTTVAVDVDGVHCVKFKYRPGDDPTLIDRVTVEGDCVLQRFVHRV; via the exons ATGGCCACAGCTCCTCCCCTAAATGAAGAAGACAGTATGATCCGAAGCccg CTTTTGGGTATCAATGGTCCTACAAGAATACCGTCTCATAATCACATGTCACATTTCTTCAACTTCTTGTGCTGTAAAGTGTCAAAGATTGTTGA TTTGAATTCTTCTTCACTGGTCTCAAAATCTACGAAGGTGTCATTTCCAGTCAATTTAATGTACATCCATAACTGGAATGCGCCCAGACATTGGATACGCAGAAACCCG gagTTACCGTTCGTCTCAGCGATTGTTGGTGGTCTGTTCCCTGGTCGTGCAATCGTTGTCAGTGGTATGGTGCTGCAATCATTCGCGAGCGATATGAAGAG GTTTTACATTGATTTATGTTGCGGTTTACTGATTCAAGGCGACCATATGGACAACAAAGCACTTCACTTCAACCCACGTTTTGACACAGGTGGTGGTTG GATACTTGTGCTTGAAAACTACTTCAAG ATTGCTGTCAACGGCAAACACATCTGTGATTATCCACATCGAGTCCCTGTTGAAGAAGTCAAAACAATTTATATAGGAGGAAACATCCGTGTAGATTTCATCGAATTTCAGCCACCT GTTCGACTGAACGAAGATGGGCAACCTGTTGTCActgagaaggaaaaacgaGAGGAAAGTATTACGACTATAGATAGGCCA GTGATTCCTTTCTCTTGGACTCTGCCTGCAGAACTGAACGGGTTTTGTAGCCCTCAGAGCGTACGATTCACTCTCACTCCGTTCATGAGCGCAAAACGGTTCAACTGCAACTTACGTGCCGGCAACGAGTatctgtttcattttcgagTTGATTTTCGAAACGCCAGTGAAAAATACTCAAAG GATGCTGTTATTCGAAACAGCACTCGGAGCATGAAATGGTTGACAGAAGAAAGGGagatttcctcttttcctttttctaaagGAATCACTTGTGATATTCTTTTCATCGCGTATGGAACAACTGTGGCT GTTGACGTTGATGGTGTGCATTGCGTGAAGTTCAAATACAGACCAGGTGATGATCCTACGCTCATAGATCGGGTTACTGTAGAAGGAGACTGCGTCCTTCAACGATTTGTACATCGAGTGTAG
- a CDS encoding hypothetical protein (NECATOR_CHRV.G17620.T3): MYIHNWNAPRHWIRRNPELPFVSAIVGGLFPGRAIVVSGMVLQSFASDMKRFYIDLCCGLLIQGDHMDNKALHFNPRFDTGGGW; the protein is encoded by the exons ATGTACATCCATAACTGGAATGCGCCCAGACATTGGATACGCAGAAACCCG gagTTACCGTTCGTCTCAGCGATTGTTGGTGGTCTGTTCCCTGGTCGTGCAATCGTTGTCAGTGGTATGGTGCTGCAATCATTCGCGAGCGATATGAAGAG GTTTTACATTGATTTATGTTGCGGTTTACTGATTCAAGGCGACCATATGGACAACAAAGCACTTCACTTCAACCCACGTTTTGACACAGGTGGTGGTTGGTGA
- a CDS encoding hypothetical protein (NECATOR_CHRV.G17620.T5), whose protein sequence is MFSGQPDKQLVINSYINNRWGAEERFPNPFEIGKPFQIRILVLENYFKIAVNGKHICDYPHRVPVEEVKTIYIGGNIRVDFIEFQPPVRLNEDGQPVVTEKEKREESITTIDRPVIPFSWTLPAELNGFCSPQSVRFTLTPFMSAKRFNCNLRAGNEYLFHFRVDFRNASEKYSKDAVIRNSTRSMKWLTEEREISSFPFSKGITCDILFIAYGTTVAVDVDGVHCVKFKYRPGDDPTLIDRVTVEGDCVLQRFVHRV, encoded by the exons atgttttctggACAACCGGACAAACAACTGGTGATCAATTCGTATATAAATAATCGATGGGGAGCAGAAGAACGGTTTCCGAATCCATTTGAGATTGGAAAGCCATTCCAAATTAGGATACTTGTGCTTGAAAACTACTTCAAG ATTGCTGTCAACGGCAAACACATCTGTGATTATCCACATCGAGTCCCTGTTGAAGAAGTCAAAACAATTTATATAGGAGGAAACATCCGTGTAGATTTCATCGAATTTCAGCCACCT GTTCGACTGAACGAAGATGGGCAACCTGTTGTCActgagaaggaaaaacgaGAGGAAAGTATTACGACTATAGATAGGCCA GTGATTCCTTTCTCTTGGACTCTGCCTGCAGAACTGAACGGGTTTTGTAGCCCTCAGAGCGTACGATTCACTCTCACTCCGTTCATGAGCGCAAAACGGTTCAACTGCAACTTACGTGCCGGCAACGAGTatctgtttcattttcgagTTGATTTTCGAAACGCCAGTGAAAAATACTCAAAG GATGCTGTTATTCGAAACAGCACTCGGAGCATGAAATGGTTGACAGAAGAAAGGGagatttcctcttttcctttttctaaagGAATCACTTGTGATATTCTTTTCATCGCGTATGGAACAACTGTGGCT GTTGACGTTGATGGTGTGCATTGCGTGAAGTTCAAATACAGACCAGGTGATGATCCTACGCTCATAGATCGGGTTACTGTAGAAGGAGACTGCGTCCTTCAACGATTTGTACATCGAGTGTAG
- a CDS encoding hypothetical protein (NECATOR_CHRV.G17620.T4) — protein sequence MFSGQPDKQLVINSYINNRWGAEERFPNPFEIGKPFQIRILVLENYFKIAVNGKHICDYPHRVPVEEVKTIYIGGNIRVDFIEFQPPEAGGSYTG from the exons atgttttctggACAACCGGACAAACAACTGGTGATCAATTCGTATATAAATAATCGATGGGGAGCAGAAGAACGGTTTCCGAATCCATTTGAGATTGGAAAGCCATTCCAAATTAGGATACTTGTGCTTGAAAACTACTTCAAG ATTGCTGTCAACGGCAAACACATCTGTGATTATCCACATCGAGTCCCTGTTGAAGAAGTCAAAACAATTTATATAGGAGGAAACATCCGTGTAGATTTCATCGAATTTCAGCCACCT GAAGCCGGCGGCTCTTACACTGGATAA
- a CDS encoding hypothetical protein (NECATOR_CHRV.G17621.T2), translating to MYLHDIVRVFVIIALRSCFSSSFAYGPVESIGSGMENYDYPAIEKKSLDLGVPEAEHVCPTTIMKRHKPAFGHMGNGSFVEVQQDSEHSFVATFVECTNGHHRPPCHGINTVMVFRYSSECVTSYEWRSAYVRLPGSDVDFVHAQIKIPIACQCRLIRKLQPFTRRLFTFLN from the exons ATGTATCTCCACGACATTGTCCGGGTTTTCGTCATTATCGCCTTGAGATCCTGCTTTTCATCATCATTCGCATACG GTCCAGTAGAGTCGATAGGGAGTGGTATGGAAAATTACGACTATCCAGCAATAGAG aaaaaatcgtTGGATCTAGGAGTTCCGGAAGCTGAACATGTGTGTCCGACGACAATTATGAAAAGGCATAAGCCCGCGTTCGGCCACA TGGGAAATGGTAGTTTTGTCGAGGTACAGCAAGATTCTGAACATTCATTCGTAGCTACATTCGTCGAATGCACCAACGGTCATCATAGGCCGCCATGCCACGGAATCAACACTGTTAT GGTATTTAGATATTCGTCCGAATGTGTAACATCATATGAATGGCGATCAGCGTACGTTCGGCTACCAGGCTCGGACGTGGATTTTGTCCATGCGCAGATAAAG ATTCCAATCGCATGTCAATGTCGACTGATCAGAAAATTGCAACCATTCACACGACGACTTTTCACGTTCCTCAATTGA
- a CDS encoding hypothetical protein (NECATOR_CHRV.G17621.T1): protein MYLHDIVRVFVIIALRSCFSSSFAYGPVESIGSGMENYDYPAIEKKSLDLGVPEAEHVCPTTIMKRHKPAFGHMGNGSFVEVQQDSEHSFVATFVECTNGHHRPPCHGINTVIYSSECVTSYEWRSAYVRLPGSDVDFVHAQIKIPIACQCRLIRKLQPFTRRLFTFLN from the exons ATGTATCTCCACGACATTGTCCGGGTTTTCGTCATTATCGCCTTGAGATCCTGCTTTTCATCATCATTCGCATACG GTCCAGTAGAGTCGATAGGGAGTGGTATGGAAAATTACGACTATCCAGCAATAGAG aaaaaatcgtTGGATCTAGGAGTTCCGGAAGCTGAACATGTGTGTCCGACGACAATTATGAAAAGGCATAAGCCCGCGTTCGGCCACA TGGGAAATGGTAGTTTTGTCGAGGTACAGCAAGATTCTGAACATTCATTCGTAGCTACATTCGTCGAATGCACCAACGGTCATCATAGGCCGCCATGCCACGGAATCAACACTGTTAT ATATTCGTCCGAATGTGTAACATCATATGAATGGCGATCAGCGTACGTTCGGCTACCAGGCTCGGACGTGGATTTTGTCCATGCGCAGATAAAG ATTCCAATCGCATGTCAATGTCGACTGATCAGAAAATTGCAACCATTCACACGACGACTTTTCACGTTCCTCAATTGA